Proteins encoded in a region of the Tripterygium wilfordii isolate XIE 37 chromosome 21, ASM1340144v1, whole genome shotgun sequence genome:
- the LOC119989307 gene encoding receptor-like protein Cf-9, translating to MGEYNRILYFLLWFLSLQFCSSSPFPSFSANKSVQSCFHYDRLALIEFKNNFSLNSRASSNCPTSYPKTNSWKEGSDCCSWKGVTCDIVTGRVIGLDLNCSWLQGSLNSNNSIFQLSHLHKLNLAHNDFNRSEISSKFGNFENLTHLNLSESGFSGKVPSEFSYLSKLISLHISFLKIEEATLRGFLQNCTVLQELFFEGVDMASVNPGLLMNVSSSLQSLHIDFCQLRGKFPENILLLPNLQLLQLTGLSVDLPMSNWSTPLRDLQLSFLDSTRELPESICNLTSLNSLVFYESSFSKSLIPNCIGSLTHLIHLSMESNNLCGGIPYSLSNLTKLDFLSLSRNKLVGPAPDLSNLSKLVFLDLSANSLSGTISSSSFSFSSLQYLYLQNNHFTGGIEDFQSKSLREIDMSYNKLQGPIPNSIFHLSKSLEYIDMSNNRLQGPIPSSVFGQINLTTLFLSSNNLTGVVWNDDFLKLKNLEWLDLSSNSLSLLNTKANHKNTLFPNLRKVHLRSCERIPWKNLNELDLHSNLLQGQLPVPSFEKLTFFRISANFLTGEIPTSICNLTNMLFLDISKNSLSGIIPECIANLTNNLALLHLQNNLFHGKIPSVSSEYCNLMSLNFNGNQLEGPLPISLANCKRLEILNVGNNMINDTFPSWLQILPQLRLLVLKSNQFRGSILDYKAHQSFPNLRIFDISNNDFVGPLPMKYIKNMKAMMQAEDFPDVVQYIGGEYMINENSVILMIKGSEYELSKIITTFKVIDFSNNKFEGEVPQVIGNLSLLKGLNFSHNLLSGHIPSSMGNLTELEWLDFSYNKLIGKIPGQLASLTFLSQLNLSHNKLVGPIPQSRQFDTFDNSSYEGNSGLCGFPLSKTCGNNGAPPPQAQPLPGEEDDSGSWFDWKIIAMGYSSGLVMGLSLGYIVFSGRPQWLMRLIEGSWLKQVKRPNQRQRRRRRRRRS from the exons ATGGGGGAGTACAATCGAATCCTCTACTTCCTCTTATGGTTTCTGAGTCTTCAGTTTTGTTCTTCATCACCATTTCCCTCATTTTCAGCCAATAAATCAGTGCAGTCGTGCTTCCATTATGACAGACTTGCCTTGATCGAATTCAAAAACAACTTTTCACTAAATAGTCGTGCTTCCTCCAATTGTCCGACTTCTTATCCAAAGACAAATTCATGGAAAGAAGGCAGTGATTGTTGTTCTTGGAAGGGTGTTACTTGTGATATTGTCACTGGACGAGTGATTGGGCTCGACCTCAATTGCAGTTGGCTTCAAGGATCTCTAAATTCTAACAACAGCATCTTCCAACTCTCACACCTCCATAAACTCAATCTTGCTCATAATGATTTTAATCGTTCTGAGATTTCTTCCAAATTTGGTAACTTTGAGAATTTGACACATCTTAACCTCTCTGAGTCCGGCTTTTCAGGAAAGGTTCCCTCTGAATTCTCTTACCTGTCCAAATTGATTTCTCTTCATATCTCTtttttgaagattgaagaagCTACACTGAGAGGAtttcttcaaaattgcactgtcCTGCAAGAACTTTTTTTCGAGGGTGTGGACATGGCTTCAGTAAACCCAGGTTTGTTAATGAATGTCTCATCATCTTTACAATCTTTGCATATTGATTTTTGTCAATTGCGTGGGAAGTTTCCGGAGAACATTCTCCTCCTACCAAACCTCCAGTTATTGCAGTTAACAGGCTTGAGTGTCGATTTGCCAATGTCTAATTGGAGCACACCTCTGAGGGACCTACAACTTTCTTTCTTAGATTCCACGAGAGAGCTTCCTGAATCAATATGCAATCTGACGTCCTTGAACTCTTTGGTTTTTTATGAAAGTAGTTTCTCAAAATCGCTAATTCCTAATTGCattggaagtctaacacaccTCATCCATCTGAGCATGGAATCTAACAACCTCTGTGGTGGGATACCATATTCACTTTCAAACCTCACAAAACTTGatttcttatctctttctagaAATAAACTGGTAGGCCCAGCTCCTGACTTGTCCAATCTTTCCAAACTAGTTTTCTTAGACTTATCTGCCAACTCACTTAGTGGAACCATATCATCCTCCTCCTTTTCCTTCTCATCATTGCAATATTTGTACCTTCAAAATAACCACTTCACCGGAGGAATAGAAGACTTTCAATCCAAATCATTGAGGGAAATTGACATGAGTTACAATAAGCTGCAAGGTCCTATTCCAAATTCAATCTTTCATCTCTCTAAATCATTGGAGTATATTGACATGAGTAATAATAGGCTGCAAGGTCCTATTCCGAGTTCCGTCTTTGGTCAAATTAACCTTACCACCCTCTTCTTGTCATCAAATAACTTGACTGGCGTGGTTTGGAATGACGACTTCTTGAAGCTCAAAAATCTTGAATGGCTTGACCTCTCATCTAATAGTCTTTCACTTTTGAACACCAAAGCAAACCACAAAAACACCTTGTTCCCCAATCTGCGAAAGGTACACTTGCGTTCTTGCG AAAGAATTCCATGGAAGAATCTAAACGAGCTTGACCTTCACTCCAACTTGCTTCAAGGACAGCTACCAGTTCCCTCATTTGAAAAATTGACATTCTTTCGAATCTCTGCCAATTTTTTGACCGGAGAAATTCCTACTTCAATTTGCAATTTGACTAACATGCTCTTccttgatatttcaaaaaattccTTGTCCGGTATTATTCCTGAGTGCATTGCAAACTTAACCAACAATCTTGCACTTTTACATctacaaaataatttatttcatggAAAAATTCCAAGCGTATCAAGTGAATACTGTAACTTGATGAGTCTCAACTTCAATGGCAATCAATTGGAAGGGCCTTTACCAATATCTCTTGCAAATTGCAAACGTTTGGAAATTTTGAATGTTGGGAACAACATGATAAATGATACATTCCCTAGCTGGTTGCAAATTCTCCCACAACTACGACTTCTTGTTTTAAAATCCAATCAATTTCGTGGTTCGATTCTTGATTATAAGGCACATCAATCGTTTCCAAACTTACGAATATTTGATATATCCAACAATGATTTTGTGGGTCCTTTGCCAATGAAATATATCAAGAATATGAAGGCCATGATGCAAGCCGAAGATTTTCCTGATGTAGTGCAATACATTGGAGGTGAATATATGATCAACGAAAATTCTGTGATTTTGATGATCAAAGGATCAGAGTACGAGTTGTCGAAAATAATAACAACCTTCAAGGTCATCGATTTTTCTAATAACAAATTTGAAGGAGAAGTTCCGCAAGTCATTGGGAATCTTTCTTTACTCAAAGGCCTCAACTTTTCACACAACCTCCTTAGTGGCCACATTCCATCGTCAATGGGAAATTTGACAGAGCTTGAATGGTTAGACTTTTCCTACAACAAGCTCATAGGCAAGATTCCTGGGCAATTGGCAAGTCTAACATTTCTTTCACAGTTAAACCTCTCTCATAACAAGCTCGTTGGACCCATACCCCAGAGTAGGCAGTTCGACACATTTGACAATAGTTCCTACGAAGGGAACTCTGGGTTGTGTGGATTTCCATTGTCAAAAACTTGTGGCAATAATGGTGCTCCACCACCACAAGCACAACCATTGCCTGGTGAAGAGGATGATTCTGGAAGTTGGTTTGATTGGAAGATCATAGCGATGGGTTACAGTTCTGGATTGGTTATGGGATTGTCTTTGGGATATATTGTTTTCTCTGGGAGACCACAATGGTTAATGAGGCTTATTGAAGGAAGCTGGCTTAAGCAGGTGAAGAGGCCAAAtcaaagacaaagaagaagaagaagaagaagaagaagctag
- the LOC119988744 gene encoding uncharacterized protein LOC119988744 — protein MNLGDLNKVWEVRALKRKPAEEDARKMLEKIAKQVQPIMRKHKWRVKLLSEFCPNNPSLLGLNVGGGVHVKLRLRRPNRDLNFFPYDQVLDTMLHELCHNAHGPHNAQFYELWDELRKACEELISKGVTGTGEGFDLLGRRLGGFSRQLPLSSLRRTALAAAEIRAHLGSIMPSGPRRLGGDNTIKDALSPIQAAAMAAERRLQDDIWCGSHSSELSEDGESISDISENVVHVEQHSGSSRQNSVSRSNPSDEISQKRNRETDYRSCSNSSDCRGSNFGDISVDASISGSSLDYETNAHKRSCKSVGASISKSSNHLKTGFMELSSASSSGTGSIINPDATQNQEKADMWECEACTLLNPALAPICELCGAQKPKDVAMKYKTWSCKFCTLENNVKLDKCSACSRWRYSYGAPISTRAPNVGT, from the exons ATGAATTTGGGTGATCTCAACAAGGTATGGGAAGTCAGGGCCTTGAAGAGGAAACCAGCAGAGGAGGATGCCAGGAAGATGTTAGAGAAAATAGCCAAACAGGTCCAACCCATTATGCGCAAACACAAATGGAGGGTCAAGCTTCTCTCCGAATTTTG TCCAAACAATCCTTCTCTACTGGGGCTGAATGTAGGGGGTGGTGTGCATGtgaagctaagacttcgaaggcCTAACAGGGATTTGAATTTCTTTCCTTATGATCAAGTTCTGGACACAATGCTTCATGAGCTTTGCCATAATGCCCATGGACCTcacaatgctcagttctacgagCTCTGGGATGAACTCAGAAAg GCATGCGAGGAGCTTATTTCCAAGGGAGTGACTGGCACTGGAGAAGGGTTTGATCTTCTAGGGAGGCGTTTGGGTGGGTTTTCTCGTCAACTTCCTCTTTCATCCCTTCGTAGAACTGCACTGGCCGCTGCAGAGATTAGGGCCCATTTGGGGTCAATAATGCCATCTGGACCTAGAAGGCTTGGAGGAGATAACACCATTAAGGATGCACTCAGTCCAATACAAGCAGCTGCAATGGCTGCAGAGAGGAGATTACAGGATGATATCTGGTGTGGTTCTCACTCTTCTGAGCTTTCTGAGGATGGAGAAAGTATCTCTGACATCTCAGAAAATGTTGTACATGTGGAGCAACATTCAGGAAGCTCAAGGCAAAATAGTGTTTCTCGTTCTAACCCGTCGGATGAAATATCTCAAAAAAGAAATCGTGAAACGGATTACAGGTCATGTTCTAATTCTAGTGATTGCAGGGGTTCTAATTTTGGGGACATATCTGTGGATGCTTCAATATCTGGATCTTCTCTAGATTATGAAACAAATGCTCACAAAAGAAGTTGTAAATCAGTGGGCGCTTCAATTTCAAAATCGAGTAATCATCTGAAGACTGGTTTTATGGAGTTATCCAGTGCTTCATCTTCTGGGACTGGCTCCATTATAAATCCTGATGCAACTCAAAATCAAGAGAAGGCCGATATGTGGGAGTGTGAAGCTTGCACTCTACTGAATCCT GCATTAGCCCCAATATGCGAGCTGTGTGGCGCACAGAAGCCCAAAGACGTCGCTATGAAGTACAAGACATGGTCTTGTAAATTCTGTACCTTGGAAAACAATGTGAAGCTGGATAAATGCTCAGCATGCAGTCGATGGAGATATTCATACGGGGCACCCATTTCAACCCGAGCACCTAATGTTGGCACATGA
- the LOC119988755 gene encoding uncharacterized protein LOC119988755 produces MALRWLLNSVFITLGHPSSEGHVNDHHHKESVKISITNGLRDLKVEERKIEVVKREEYPNGFQMPLHYPRYKKVDYEKMEEWKVDLLLKEYGLSFNGTLDEKRSFAMGAFLWPDQL; encoded by the coding sequence ATGGCTTTGAGATGGCTTCTTAATTCAGTTTTTATTACTTTAGGGCACCCTAGTAGTGAAGGGCATGTCAATGATCACCACCACAAAGAGAGTGTGAAGATTAGTATCACTAATGGATTGAGGGACTTGAAGGTGGAGGAGAGGAAGATTGAAGTAGTGAAGAGAGAAGAATACCCAAATGGGTTCCAAATGCCACTTCACTATCCAAGGTACAAAAAAGTTGATTATGAGAAGATGGAGGAGTGGAAGGTTGATCTGCTTCTCAAAGAGTATGGCCTTAGCTTTAATGGTACTCTTGATGAGAAGAGATCTTTTGCTATGGGAGCATTCCTTTGGCCTGATCAACTTTAA
- the LOC119988756 gene encoding uncharacterized protein LOC119988756: MEIQEKLLKYKFHFLFALILTLSVSALIYFAPNFLTILAYFWPLFLSTALFLGAVIFLGKTNSLPATDFSGDKAGEGLLDYVAGQPEHAVDSFKSD; encoded by the coding sequence ATGGAAATCCAAGAAAAGCTTCTGAAATACAagtttcactttctttttgcACTAATTTTGACCCTATCAGTCTCTGCTCTAATATACTTTGCACCAaacttcctcactattttggcATACTTTTGGCCTCTGTTTCTCTCCACAGCTCTGTTTCTTGGTGCTGTCATCTTCTTGGGCAAGACCAACTCGCTACCGGCTACAGATTTCTCCGGTGACAAGGCTGGTGAAGGGCTCTTGGACTATGTTGCTGGCCAACCTGAGCATGCTGTAGACAGTTTCAAGTCTGACTAG
- the LOC119988746 gene encoding mitochondrial import inner membrane translocase subunit TIM50-like, which yields MSSSLISRRVISAIISNSGKKCNNRRFLCSGVFSSPPKESISSSQTVLSDSPPPPLAPEVSPSAASSSKWGKAWTILKTGIITTLTGATAAAGYATYAYTLDELDEKTKRLREPANQTLGDDASAIDKFQTLLSSTAKTVPAKAIEFYLDLRRALEEQVRGYTEPTSEKLLPDLHPAEQHVFTLVLDLNETLLYSDWKRERGWRTFKRPGVEAFLEHMAKFYEIVVYSDQLNMYVDPVLERLDKNHCIRYRLSRAATKYVDGTHYRDLSKLNRDPRKIIYVSGHALESSLQPENCVPIKPYKLEGDDTALLDLIPFLEYVARSSPPDIRKVLESYQGKDISKEFIERSKDYQRRMQEQRQQGRLWRR from the exons ATGTCATCCTCGTTGATTTCTCGTCGTGTGATTTCGGCGATTATATCGAATTCCGGTAAGAAATGTAATAATCGGAGATTTCTTTGCTCCGGCGTGTTTTCGAGCCCGCCGAAGGAGTCGATCAGTTCGTCGCAGACTGTTCTCTCCGACTCCCCTCCACCTCCGCTGGCACCGGAGGTTTCACCTTCTGCTGCTTCGAGTTCCAAATGGGGAAAAGCGTGGACCATTTTAAAGACCGGAATCATTACCACTCTTACGGGGGCCACTGCTGCAGCCGGTTATGCAACTTATG CTTACACATTGGATGAACTAGATGAGAAGACTAAGAGGCTGAGGGAGCCGGCAAACCAAACCCTTGGAGATGATGCATCTGCCATTGAT AAATTTCAGACTTTGCTATCCTCGACTGCAAAGACAG TTCCTGCTAAAGCAATTGAATTTTACTTGGATCTGAGGAGGGCATTGGAAGAACAAGTTCGA GGTTATACTGAACCAACTTCTGAAAAGCTTCTTCCAGATTTGCATCCTGCCGAACAACATGTTTTTACGCTTGTTCTAGATCTAAATGAGACATTACTTTATAGCGATTGGAAG CGTGAAAGAGGCTGGCGAACATTCAAAAGACCTGGAGTTGAGGCATTCCTGGAACATATGGCCAAGTTTTACGAAATTGTCGTGTACTCTGACCAGCTTAACATG TATGTTGATCCTGTTCTTGAAAGGTTGGATAAGAACCATTGTATACGCTATCGTCTATCAAGGGCTGCTACAAAGTATGTGGATGGCACACACTACAGG GATCTTTCAAAGCTTAACAGAGATCCAAGAAAGATTATATATGTAAGTGGCCATGCACTGGAAAGTAGCCTTCAGCCCGAGAACTGTGTACCAATAAAGCCTTACAAGCTTGAGGGAGATGATACAGCACTTTTGGATCTTATTCCGTTTCTTGAAT ATGTTGCTCGCAGTAGCCCTCCTGATATCAGAAAAGTTTTAGAATCATATCAAGGGAAAGACATTTCGAAAGAGTTCATTGAGAGATCCAAGGACTACCAGAG GAGAATGCAAGAACAAAGACAGCAAGGTCGTCTGTGGCGTCGGTGA
- the LOC119988747 gene encoding zinc transporter 2-like: MSRFLLLVSLLFCLILCVTAHGGGHDDGDEAAGGGDDHPDLRARSLILVKIWCLILVFIGTFIGGVSPYFLKWNEGFLVLGTQFAGGVFLGTALMHFLSDANETFEDLTTKAYPFAFMLACAGYLLTMLADCVIGYVYGRGMEKENDDVELQGGFEQGKGNSNNTTRPSLSPGHSAHSSLSSASSVGDSILLIFALCFHSVFEGIAIGVAETKADAWKALWTISLHKIFAAVAMGIALLRMIPDRPFLSCVAYAFAFAISSPVGVAIGIIIDATTQGAVADWIYAISMGIACGVFIYVSINHLLSKGYTPHNAVSVDTRHHKFLAVVLGVGVIAVVMIWDT; encoded by the exons ATGTCAAGGTTTCTCTTGTTGGTTTCCCTCCTCTTCTGTCTCATCCTGTGTGTCACCGCACATGGAGGTGGCCATGATGACGGCGATGAAGCAGCCGGTGGTGGCGATGACCATCCTGATCTTAGAGCAAGGTCCTTAATTTTGGTGAAGATATGGTGTTTGATATTAGTCTTCATAGGgacttttattggtggggtgTCACCATATTTTCTGAAATGGAATGAGGGGTTTTTGGTGCTTGGAACCCAATTTGCAGGTGGTGTTTTTCTGGGTACTGCTTTGATGCACTTCTTGAGTGATGCAAATGAGACTTTTGAGGACTTGACCACCAAAGCATATCCATTTGCTTTCATGTTGGCTTGTGCTGGGTACTTGTTGACTATGTTGGCTGATTGTGTCATTGGATATGTGTATGGGAGAGGCatggagaaagaaaatgatgatgtggaGCTTCAAG GAGGTTTTGAGCAGGGAAAAGGCAATAGCAACAACACAACTCGGCCATCGCTCTCTCCG GGCCATTCTGCACATTCTTCGCTTTCATCTGCAAGTTCAGTTGGAGATAGCATTCTATTGATCTTTGCATTGTGCTTCCACTCTGTCTTTGAGGGCATTGCAATTGGAGTAGCAGAAACCAAAGCTGATGCTTGGAAAGCTCTATGGACAATCAGTTTGCACAAGATATTTGCGGCTGTTGCAATGGGAATAGCTCTCCTTCGAATGATCCCTGATCGTCCCTTCTTATCGTGTGTAGCCTACGCCTTTGCGTTTGCCATTTCAAGTCCAGTTGGCGTCGCCATTGGTATCATCATCGATGCCACGACTCAGGGAGCTGTTGCAGATTGGATCTATGCCATATCGATGGGGATCGCGTGTGGGGTTTTCATTTATGTTTCGATAAACCATCTTCTTTCCAAAGGTTACACTCCACATAATGCAGTTTCAGTAGACACTCGCCATCACAAGTTCTTGGCTGTGGTGCTGGGTGTTGGAGTGATCGCTGTGGTGATGATCTGGGATACTTGA
- the LOC119988753 gene encoding uncharacterized protein LOC119988753, giving the protein MGEIEHKRQKKVTKVILSISFFSLFFTQISWLYLFHSLKFYFSTLPFQLFTHSIDKNCMFLLCNGLLVFVAKDFGSINFSKPKPKSNQSHEPIKDYLTINPQPLEIEVPQEMSLGESTNQNALENQEEVIVKIPTQELMIVEDGEEQEGDDHQSGLLSTKWVLVDQDVGEEEKRPHSGFSNNTIEGEQEEQEAEELNKKFEEFIRKMKEELRIEARKKLVMV; this is encoded by the coding sequence ATGGGTGAGATAGAacacaaaaggcaaaaaaaggTGACAAAAGTTATACTTTCgatttcatttttctctttgttcttcacTCAAATTTCTTGGCTTTATCTCTTCCATTCATTGAAGTTCTACTTCTCAACATTACCCTTTCAATTGTTCACACACTCCATAGACAAGAATTGCATGTTCCTCCTATGCAATGGGCTCCTAGTCTTTGTTGCAAAAGACTTTGGTTCGATCaatttttcaaaacccaaacccaaatcaAATCAATCCCATGAACCCATCAAGGATTATCTAACTATTAATCCACAACCTCTTGAAATTGAAGTACCACAAGAGATGTCATTGGGGGAGAGTACTAATCAAAATGCACTAGAGAATCAAGAAGAAGTAATTGtgaaaattccaacccaagagTTGATGATTGTTGAGGATGGTGAAGAACAAGAAGGAGATGATCATCAAAGTGGGCTCTTGTCCACAAAATGGGTTCTCGTGGATCAAGATGtgggagaagaagagaagaggccACATAGTGGATTCTCCAATAATACCATTGAAGGAGagcaagaagaacaagaagcagAAGAACTCAACAAGAAATTTGAAGAGTTcattaggaagatgaaggagGAACTAAGGATCGAAGCAAGGAAAAAGCTAGTTATGGTTTAG